One stretch of Scatophagus argus isolate fScaArg1 chromosome 18, fScaArg1.pri, whole genome shotgun sequence DNA includes these proteins:
- the LOC124049348 gene encoding E3 ubiquitin-protein ligase RNF31-like: MSGSPASVQMDEVRRRSQSLLSFSGSAQDVKADVQTMASIPLPLSEKYRHFGVEAMLRENTAGRNRDEVLESLSRLIKALSILEKYGCNLTSPVRPRYWRSVKHNNPVFRATVDAVKGGRRVLYLYGYTNQQIDGLSFPDEVAEPDKEKVAAVTLEVMTLRTEVDMLIKDTHPHPEYFKDIIPFINQQEKQTNDPDVILPGEEQQVAKVQVHSPPPKPTQVPAGQGLKSPTGSPAASVCNLCGGPSALVCPSCDSQTFCDACDDLFHRHPSRASHKRYETQKAKQDTCSICGISSVHTQCSTCVQRLCLNCDKLFHSHPDRKGHKRTNITPAKMSSPSLSPWECAHCTTVNEMRAVLCSTCERPRLATAASTVQESPMPAPTSPKTEWQCKSCTVVNQGSSVLCEVCERPRLATRPPVAPAPSPGSVPDNRTQWMCQFCTYVNTKPGPACEMCNLSCKDSTGVSLAQSLQQIPPNTKDQPQPGVRPQPMPRVNLELKRQKMMMEDGLSLIHQIREAEKCGISPEEVYAASLCSGSNTKPCDWLKSELPHLLDEICAMAASVQLNYKAGDSGIQPVVEGDGEVLERSDPNVTGEGVKLSRAEAKLAWLAAEGDTDRAVRQLLRDRQLKMRELHSLGFRDVSQCEEALRLSGGEVKEALSLLQRPLLEPFHKRIWTEQPEPPIDASNPDKPRMCRRLLALYDLPSWGRCELVLSLLQEPDVTYSLEDVVQAVKESHDRDFIRRVLNNECPCCFSIFPRSKMQSLTSCQCSVCHECFRLHFTIAVRDKHIRDMVCPVCGEPDINDQEQLDSYFSTLDIQLRDCLDVDVYELFHKKLTEHALMKDPKFLWCYHCTSGFINDGDQLKVTCPSCRKSFCAQCKKPWEPQHQDLSCEQFQQWKRDNDPEYQRQGLAGYLRDNGITCPHCRFQYALTKGGCMHFTCSQCRYQFCSGCNNPYHKTGCKTAHCNYTGLHAHHPRDCLFYLRDWEPPRLQALLQRNGAEFNTDPSTGTQTDACCVMEQKDEEGQQIDSPCGIQTQPGQAGLCEKHYREYLVSLINAHSLDPAMLYDAHELTRACERYQVDVQRGENEEDNAYHARLLKKLMEVPLGEKVPRNK, from the exons CGTCTTCAGGGCAACAGTGGATGCTGTCAAG GGAGGCCGGAGGGTCCTCTATCTGTACGGTTACACAAATCAGCAGATAGATGGCCTCAGTTTCCCTGATGAAGTCGCTGAAccagacaaagaaaaggttGCTGCGGTGACGCTGGAGGTCATGACCTTACGCACAGAGGTGGACATGCTCATCAAG GACACCCATCCTCACCCAGAATACTTCAAAGATATCATCCCATTTATTAACCAGCAG GAGAAGCAGACGAATGATCCTGACGTTATCTTGCctggagaagagcagcaggtaGCCAAAGTCCAGGTTCATTCTCCTCCACCTAAACCCACTCAGGTCCCTGCAGGACAAGGCCTGAAATCTCCGACAG GCTCTCCTGCAGCCAGTGTTTGTAATTTGTGTGGTGGTCCTTCAGCTCTGGTTTGCCCATCTTGTGACAGTCAAACTTTCTGTGACGCATGCGATGACCTCTTTCACCGCCACCCTTCCAGAGCCAGTCACAAGAGATATGAAACACAGAAAGCCAAACAGG acACCTGCAGCATCTGTGGGATTTCTTCTGTACATACTCAGTGCTCCACATGTGTCCAGAGGTTATGTCTGAACTGTGACAAGCTTTTCCACTCTCACCCGGACCGTAAAGGACATAAGAGGACTAATATTACACCAGCTAAAATGTCCAG TCCATCTCTGTCCCCTTGGGAGTGTGCTCATTGCACTACAGTGAACGAGATGCGAGCCGTCCTCTGCTCAACCTGCGAACGCCCTCGACTTGCTACAGCTGCATCCACTGTTCAGGAAAGCCCAATGCCAGCCCCCACATCTCCCAAGACAG AGTGGCAGTGCAAGAGCTGCACAGTTGTGAATCAAGGCAGCAGCGTCCTCTGTGAGGTGTGTGAGCGCCCTCGTCTGGCCACTCGCCCACCTGTCGCACCAGCGCCCAGCCCAGGATCTGTGCCTGACAACAGAACACAG tGGATGTGCCAGTTCTGCACCTATGTAAACACTAAGCCCGGTCCAGCGTGTGAGATGTGCAACCTGTCATGTAAAGACTCTACTGGAGTTTCTCTGGCCCAGTCCCTCCAGCAGATTCCACCCAACACTAAAGATCAACCCCAGCCGGGTGTGAGGCCCCAGCCGATGCCCAGAGTCAATCTTGagctgaaaagacagaagatgaTGATGGAAGACGGCCTCAGTCTCATCCACCAGATCAGA GAAGCAGAAAAGTGTGGCATCAGTCCCGAGGAGGTGTACGCCGCCAGCTTGTGCAGCGGCAGCAACACTAAaccctgtgattggctgaagtCAGAACTGCCTCACTTGCTGGATGAAATCTGCGCCATGGCGGCGTCTGTTCAGCTAAACTACAAAGCCGGAGATTCTGGGATACAACCTGTGGtagagggagatggagaggtgCTGGAGCGGAGCGATCCTAATGTCACAGGTGAAGGTGTGAAGCTGTCCAGAGCTGAGGCCAAGCTGGCCTGGTTGGCAGCAgaaggagacacagacagagcagtgagacagctgctgagagacagacagctcaag atGAGGGAGCTGCACTCTCTTGGCTTTAGAGATGTATCTCAGTGTGAGGAGGCCCTGCGGCTCAGTGGAGGAGAGGTGAAGGAGGCTTTGTCCCTGCTGCAGCGCCCTCTCCTGGAGCCCTTCCATAAACGCATCTGGACCGAGCAGCCTGAGCCGCCGATTGATGCCAGCAACCCGGACAAGCCG AGGATGTGCAGACGTCTGTTGGCGCTGTATGACCTGCCCAGCTGGGGGCGCTGCGAGCTGGTCCTCTCGTTGCTCCAAGAACCAGACGTCACCTACTCTCTGGAGGACGTAGTGCAAGCTGTGAAAGAGTCGCACGACAGAGATTTCATCCGGCGTGTCCTCAACAACGAGTGCCCCTGCTGTTTTTCCATCTTCCCTCGCAGCAAG ATGCAgtctctgacttcctgtcagtgcTCTGTGTGCCACGAGTGCTTCAGGCTGCACTTCACCATCGCAGTGAGAGACAAACACATCAGAGACATGGTGTGTCCTGTGTGCGGCGAGCCAGACATCAACGACCAAGAACAACTGGACAGCTACTTTTCCACGCTGGAcatacag ctGCGTGACTGCCTGGACGTGGACGTGTACGAGCTGTTTCATAAAAAGCTGACTGAGCACGCGCTGATGAAAGACCCAAAATTCCTGTGGTGTTACCAT TGCACCTCCGGTTTTATCAACGATGGAGACCAGCTGAAGGTCACCTGCCCTTCTTGCCGCAAGAGTTTTTGTGCTCAGTGTAAGAAACCT TGGGAGCCTCAGCACCAGGATCTGTCCTGTGAGCAGTTCCAGCAGTGGAAGAGGGACAATGATCCAGAGTACCAGAGGCAGGGCCTAGCCGGCTACCTGAGAGACAATGGCATCA CATGTCCTCACTGCAGGTTCCAGTACGCTCTGACGAAAGGAGGCTGCATGCACTTCACCTGCTCTCAGTGCAGGTACCAGTTCTGCAGCGGCTGCAACAACCCGTACCACAAG ACGGGATGTAAGACGGCCCATTGCAATTACACTGGTTTACATGCTCATCACCCCCGTGACTGTCTCTTCTATCTCAGAGACTGGGAGCCACCGAGACTGCAGGCACTGCTGCAG AGGAACGGTGCAGAGTTCAACACAGATCCTTCTACTGGAACTCAAACTG ACGCTTGCTGTGTGATGgagcagaaagatgaagaagGTCAGCAGATCGACTCACCGTGTGGCATCCAAACACAGCCGGGACAAGCTGGACTTTGCGA GAAGCACTACAGGGAGTACCTGGTGAGCCTGATAAACGCTCACTCTCTGGACCCCGCTATGCTCTACGATGCCCACGAGCTGACTCGGGCCTGTGAGAGGTACCAGGTGGACGTTCAGAGAGGAGAGAACGAGGAAGATAACGCTTACCATGCTCGACTGCTCAAG AAACTGATGGAGGTCCCTCTTGGTGAAAAAGTTCCTCGAAACAAATGA
- the irf9 gene encoding interferon regulatory factor 9 — MAAGRMRSTRRLRTWIIEQVNSGKYPGLVWDDEAKTMFRIPWKHAGKQDFRKDEDAAIFKAWAEFKGKLTDGGQDNPASWKTRLRCALNKSTEFMEVMDRAQLDISEPYKVYRLVPLNEQGLVVPEKKCRVKANKRPKTRRSSESESSCASPVKRIKTEEVSSQLVDKNASQCIEEDLLQSDIAVLTEEPAQCSAAIQSDMVDEITLDVRIEESVPAPTEVQDSFSVVVHYLGQEVLKRHIQGTDVRITYLPSSLVPPTPAALKGRFPRIPLPDPPSTLPASQELQALFTLLPFMEKGVVLTSTSQGVYGKRFCQGRVFWTGPHTTTPGLHKMERNTEPVLLFSKDVFKQELDQFRSNGGEPPQCGVTLCFGEELNNTEDPSGKLIIVQITFPWAEQQVQNAQSIFESITILQSLASQSPLGEITLNLVTVSSPTAETITCGST, encoded by the exons ATGGCAGCAGGGAGAATGCGCTCAACTCGCAGACTGCGCACCTGGATCATcgaacag GTCAACAGCGGGAAATATCCAGGTCTGGTGTGGGATGACGAGGCCAAAACCATGTTCCGCATCCCGTGGAAACACGCAGGGAAACAGGACTTCCGTAAAGATGAGGATGCCGCCATTTTCAAG GCGTGGGCAGAGTTCAAAGGTAAGCTGACAGATGGGGGTCAAGACAACCCAGCGTCCTGGAAGACCCGTCTGCGCTGCGCCCTCAACAAGAGTACGGAGTTTATGGAGGTGATGGACCGAGCCCAGCTGGACATCTCGGAGCCCTACAAGGTCTACCGCCTGGTCCCCCTCAACGAGCAAG GTTTGGTGGTTCctgaaaagaaatgcagagtGAAAGCCAATAAGAGACCGAAGACCAGGAGGAGCAGTGAGTCGGAGAGCAGCTGTGCCAGTCCAGTGAAACGGATAAAGACTGAGGAGGTCTCATCACAGCTG GTGGATAAGAACGCCTCTCAGTGTATCGAAGAGGATCTGCTGCAGAGCGACATCGCCGTCCTGACAGAAGAGCCAGCTCAGTGCTCCGCAGCCATACAGAGCGACA tggtTGATGAGATCACGTTGGATGTGCGGATCGAGGAGAGCGTCCCTGCTCCAACTGAAg TCCAGGACTCCTTCAGTGTGGTCGTTCATTACTTAGGACAGGAGGTTCTCAAGCGTCACATCCAGGGCACTGATGTCAGGATAACGTACCTTCCCTCCTCCCTGGTTCCTCCAACTCCGGCCGCCCTGAAAGGCAGGTTTCCACGCATCCCGCTGCCGGACCCGCCCTCCACGCTGCCGGCCAGCCAGGAGCTGCAGGCCCTGTTCACACTGCTGCCCTTCATGGAGAAAGGGGTGGTGCTGACCTCCACATCGCAGGGAGTTTACGGCAAACGGTTCTGCCAGGGACGGGTCTTCTGGACGGGGCCGCACACGACCACACCGGGGCTGCACAAGATGGAGAGGAACACAGAACCGGTGCTGCTTTTCAGCAAAGACGTCTTCAAACAAG AACTGGATCAGTTCCGTTCAAACGGCGGCGAGCCTCCTCAGTGTGGCGTCACGCTGTGCTTCGGTGAAGAGCTGAATAACACCGAAGACCCATCTGGAAAACTCATTATTGTTCAG ATCACTTTTCCATGGGCAGAGCAGCAAGTCCAGAACGCTCAGTCCATCTTTGAGTCCATCACCATCCTCCAGTCTCTGGCAAGTCAGTCTCCACTGGGAGAAATAACTCTAAACCTGGTCACTGTATCCTCACCGACCGCTGAGACCATCACCTGTGGGTCCACCTGA
- the emc9 gene encoding ER membrane protein complex subunit 9: MGEVELSCRAYVKMYLHCCLFPRCSINGLLLSSSTTGGAVCVTDCVPLLHSHLPLAPITQLALTQVDVWCSQTQQRIVGYYQANACVSDSSPTPCAMKIADKISEQFENAVLLMLDGSKMSPDYRVPPIVVYERKDSKWALKDKHTIMLRQWEETRAIASQMLESGDHMLLVDFDSHLDDITKDWTNQKLNGKIAELTSPANGSM, from the exons ATGGGCGAGGTGGAGTTGTCCTGCCGGGCTTATGTGAAGATGTATCTGCACTGCTGTCTCTTTCCTCGGTGCAGCATCAACGGGCTGCTGTTGTCGTCCAGCACGACAGGCGGCGCTGTCTGTGTGACAGACTGTGTACCGCTGCTTCACTCCCACCTACCTCTGGCTCCCATTACTCAGCTAGCCCTCACACAG GTGGATGTGTGGTGTTCACAGACTCAGCAGAGGATAGTGGGATACTATCAAGCCAACGCGTGCGTGTCAGATAGCAG CCCAACTCCGTGTGCAATGAAGATAGCCGATAAGATTTCTGAGCAGtttgaaaatgcagttttgttgaTG CTTGATGGCAGTAAGATGTCTCCAGACTATCGGGTTCCCCCCATCGTGGTGTACGAGCGTAAAGATTCAAAATGGGcactcaaagacaaacacac GATAATGCTGAGACAGTGGGAGGAGACTCGGGCGATAGCCAGCCAGATGCTGGAGTCCGGCGATCATATGCTGTTGGTCGATTTCGACAGCCACTTGGACGACATTACAAAGGACTGGACCAATCAGAAACTAAACGGCAAGATAGCGGAGCTCACCTCGCCGGCCAATGGGAGCATGTAG
- the LOC124049232 gene encoding neutral cholesterol ester hydrolase 1-like isoform X1 — MRFRLAGAVLLSAAAYYVYLPLPSGVSEPWKLMLLDALFRSFMQASDVAHTLGLCHRVHVLNQVVSWVEVIEAHSCSAVHVTDSTLGGVPTRVFQPKGGGERLKRGVIYFHGGGWALGSGRMRSYDLLCRKMAEDLDSVVMSVDYRLAPEAVFPDQYHDALAASRAFLSSQVLERYGIDPQRVCVSGDSAGGNLAAAVAQELSSDDSLTVKFKVQALIYPVLQALDFHTPSYQQNQAVPILYRPVMARFWLQYLGAESSLEPLVLANNHSSLDQPTISASTRSKLDWTALLPAQRRKHFRPLIKERGSAGVLSQVPELMDVRAAPLLAEQAVLGRTPKAYVMTCEFDVLRDDGLMYVRRLQDAGITVTSDHYEDGFHGCMVFAFLPMMSSVGQRSMNNYIQWLDQNL; from the exons ATGAGGTTCCGCTTGGCCGGAGCCGTGCTGCTGTCGGCGGCCGCCTACTACGTTTACTTGCCGCTACCGAGCGGCGTGAGCGAGCCGTGGAAGCTGATGCTGCTGGACGCGCTGTTCCGGAGCTTCATGCAGGCG AGTGACGTGGCTCACACCCTGGGCCTGTGCCATCGGGTCCACGTGTTGAACCAGGTGGTGTCCTGGGTGGAGGTGATCGAGGCTCACTCCTGCTCCGCCGTGCACGTGACTGACTCCACCCTGGGCGGCGTTCCGACCCGAGTCTTCCAGCCAAAGGGGGGTGGAGAGCGGCTGAAAAGGGGGGTCATATATTTCCACGGCGGAGGATGGGCCCTTGGCAGTGGAC GGATGCGATCGTACGACCTTCTTTGTCGGAAAATGGCTGAAGACCTGGACTCTGTCGTCATGTCTGTTGA TTACCGACTCGCTCCAGAGGCGGTGTTCCCGGATCAGTACCATGATGCGTTGGCGGCGTCACGGGCTTTCCTGTCCTCTCAGGTCTTAGAGCGCTACGGCATCGATCcacagagggtgtgtgtgtctggagacAGCGCCGGGGGAAACCTGGCTGCCGCTGTGGCACAGGag CTCAGCTCAGATGATAGTCTGACAGTAAAGTTCAAGGTCCAGGCGTTGATCTACCCTGTGCTGCAGGCGCTTGACTTCCACACCCCGTCCTACCAGCAGAACCAGGCCGTGCCCATCCTCTACAGGCCTGTCATGGCTCGTTTCTGGCTGCAGTACCTGGGCGCAGAATCCTCCCTGGAGCCTCTCGTGCTTGCTAACAATCACAGCTCTCTGGACCAGCCGACCATCAGCGCCAGCACCCGCTCCAAGCTGGACTGGACCGCTCTGCTCCCGGCTCAACGCAGGAAGCACTTCCGTCCACTCATCAAAGAAAGGGGCTCGGCAGGAGTGTTGAGCCAGGTACCGGAGTTGATGGATGTTAGGGCGGCACCGCTGCTGGCAGAGCAGGCGGTTCTGGGTAGGACGCCTAAAGCATACGTGATGACGTGCGAGTTTGACGTCCTGAGGGATGACGGGTTGATGTACGTCAGACGCCTGCAGGATGCCGGCATCACAGTGACCAGCGATCACTACGAGGACGGTTTTCATGGCTGCATGGTGTTTGCATTCCTGCCAATGATGTCCAGTGTTGGACAGAGGAGCATGAACAACTACATCCAATGGCTAGACCAGAATCTGTAG
- the LOC124049232 gene encoding neutral cholesterol ester hydrolase 1-like isoform X2 gives MRRQEGRRGQVDLRKNRAGRSDVAHTLGLCHRVHVLNQVVSWVEVIEAHSCSAVHVTDSTLGGVPTRVFQPKGGGERLKRGVIYFHGGGWALGSGRMRSYDLLCRKMAEDLDSVVMSVDYRLAPEAVFPDQYHDALAASRAFLSSQVLERYGIDPQRVCVSGDSAGGNLAAAVAQELSSDDSLTVKFKVQALIYPVLQALDFHTPSYQQNQAVPILYRPVMARFWLQYLGAESSLEPLVLANNHSSLDQPTISASTRSKLDWTALLPAQRRKHFRPLIKERGSAGVLSQVPELMDVRAAPLLAEQAVLGRTPKAYVMTCEFDVLRDDGLMYVRRLQDAGITVTSDHYEDGFHGCMVFAFLPMMSSVGQRSMNNYIQWLDQNL, from the exons ATGCGCCGACAGGAGGGCAGAAGAGGACAGGTTGatttgaggaaaaacagagctGGCAGG AGTGACGTGGCTCACACCCTGGGCCTGTGCCATCGGGTCCACGTGTTGAACCAGGTGGTGTCCTGGGTGGAGGTGATCGAGGCTCACTCCTGCTCCGCCGTGCACGTGACTGACTCCACCCTGGGCGGCGTTCCGACCCGAGTCTTCCAGCCAAAGGGGGGTGGAGAGCGGCTGAAAAGGGGGGTCATATATTTCCACGGCGGAGGATGGGCCCTTGGCAGTGGAC GGATGCGATCGTACGACCTTCTTTGTCGGAAAATGGCTGAAGACCTGGACTCTGTCGTCATGTCTGTTGA TTACCGACTCGCTCCAGAGGCGGTGTTCCCGGATCAGTACCATGATGCGTTGGCGGCGTCACGGGCTTTCCTGTCCTCTCAGGTCTTAGAGCGCTACGGCATCGATCcacagagggtgtgtgtgtctggagacAGCGCCGGGGGAAACCTGGCTGCCGCTGTGGCACAGGag CTCAGCTCAGATGATAGTCTGACAGTAAAGTTCAAGGTCCAGGCGTTGATCTACCCTGTGCTGCAGGCGCTTGACTTCCACACCCCGTCCTACCAGCAGAACCAGGCCGTGCCCATCCTCTACAGGCCTGTCATGGCTCGTTTCTGGCTGCAGTACCTGGGCGCAGAATCCTCCCTGGAGCCTCTCGTGCTTGCTAACAATCACAGCTCTCTGGACCAGCCGACCATCAGCGCCAGCACCCGCTCCAAGCTGGACTGGACCGCTCTGCTCCCGGCTCAACGCAGGAAGCACTTCCGTCCACTCATCAAAGAAAGGGGCTCGGCAGGAGTGTTGAGCCAGGTACCGGAGTTGATGGATGTTAGGGCGGCACCGCTGCTGGCAGAGCAGGCGGTTCTGGGTAGGACGCCTAAAGCATACGTGATGACGTGCGAGTTTGACGTCCTGAGGGATGACGGGTTGATGTACGTCAGACGCCTGCAGGATGCCGGCATCACAGTGACCAGCGATCACTACGAGGACGGTTTTCATGGCTGCATGGTGTTTGCATTCCTGCCAATGATGTCCAGTGTTGGACAGAGGAGCATGAACAACTACATCCAATGGCTAGACCAGAATCTGTAG